In Streptomyces canus, one DNA window encodes the following:
- a CDS encoding RNA polymerase sigma factor, whose amino-acid sequence MDHARHAPNDTRFPVVTGEPPMCRSIYIYVLFRTKGRLVTVPQQEHEELPATPLTPAQAFDALYAFCAPALVRQAYLLTGRRELARESVERAFQLAWQRWPEVAVDRDPAGWVRIMTYEYALSPWHRFRPRYRNPEAPVTDPSDRALMTVLMELPPAQRRTLLLYDGVGLDLPEAAAETEASTPATANRLMNARAAIAARLPDLADPSDLHDRLVSLASRERLRAAQPPAVRSGSERRARLWTSAAIAFTVALIGTTALTVRTAPTHYEPPIAPGAEVQGVPARVAPGALSAAEAKLREKLRKETASGPERLVPVSR is encoded by the coding sequence CTGGATCACGCCCGCCATGCTCCCAACGACACGCGCTTTCCCGTCGTAACAGGCGAACCTCCGATGTGTCGCTCAATATACATCTATGTACTTTTTCGTACGAAGGGGCGCCTTGTGACGGTTCCTCAGCAGGAGCACGAGGAGCTCCCTGCCACCCCCCTGACACCCGCTCAGGCCTTCGACGCGCTGTACGCGTTCTGCGCCCCCGCGCTCGTCCGGCAGGCCTACCTGCTCACCGGCCGCCGTGAGCTCGCCCGTGAGTCGGTCGAGCGGGCCTTCCAACTCGCCTGGCAGCGCTGGCCCGAGGTGGCGGTGGACCGGGACCCGGCGGGCTGGGTACGGATCATGACGTACGAGTACGCCCTCTCTCCCTGGCACCGCTTCCGCCCCCGCTACCGCAACCCCGAGGCACCGGTCACCGACCCGTCCGACCGCGCGCTGATGACCGTACTCATGGAACTCCCACCGGCGCAGCGGCGCACCCTCCTGTTGTACGACGGTGTGGGCCTCGATCTTCCGGAGGCGGCGGCGGAGACGGAGGCGAGCACCCCGGCGACGGCGAACCGGCTGATGAACGCGCGCGCGGCGATCGCGGCACGGCTTCCCGACCTGGCCGACCCGTCCGACCTGCACGACCGCCTGGTCTCGCTGGCCTCCAGGGAACGGTTGCGTGCCGCGCAGCCGCCCGCGGTGAGGAGCGGGAGTGAGCGCCGGGCACGCTTGTGGACCAGTGCCGCGATCGCGTTCACGGTGGCGCTGATCGGCACGACGGCGCTCACGGTGCGGACGGCTCCGACGCATTACGAGCCACCGATCGCGCCGGGGGCGGAGGTGCAGGGGGTGCCGGCGCGGGTGGCGCCGGGGGCGCTGTCGGCGGCGGAGGCGAAACTTCGGGAGAAGCTGCGGAAGGAGACGGCGAGCGGTCCGGAGAGGCTGGTGCCGGTGAGTCGTTGA
- the sucD gene encoding succinate--CoA ligase subunit alpha, which translates to MAIFLNKDSKVIVQGMTGATGMKHTKLMLADGTNIVGGVNPRKAGTSVDIDGNEIPVFGTVAEAIEKTGANVSVLFVPPAFAKAAVVEAIDAEIPLAVVITEGIAVHDSAAFYAYAVSQGNKTRIIGPNCPGLITPGQSNAGIIPGDITKPGRIGLVSKSGTLTYQMMYELRDIGFSSAVGIGGDPIIGTTHIDALAAFEADPDTDLIVMIGEIGGDAEERAAAFIAENVKKPVVGYVAGFTAPEGKTMGHAGAIVSGSSGTAAAKKEALEAAGVKVGKTPTETAKLAREILAG; encoded by the coding sequence ATGGCTATCTTCCTCAACAAGGACAGCAAGGTCATCGTCCAGGGCATGACCGGTGCCACGGGCATGAAGCACACCAAGCTCATGCTGGCGGACGGCACCAACATCGTCGGTGGCGTGAACCCCCGTAAGGCGGGCACGTCCGTCGACATCGACGGCAACGAGATCCCGGTCTTCGGCACGGTCGCCGAGGCGATCGAGAAGACGGGCGCGAACGTGTCCGTCCTCTTCGTGCCGCCGGCCTTCGCCAAGGCCGCCGTGGTCGAGGCGATCGACGCCGAGATCCCGCTCGCAGTCGTCATCACCGAGGGCATCGCGGTCCACGACTCGGCCGCGTTCTACGCGTACGCCGTGTCCCAGGGCAACAAGACCCGGATCATCGGCCCGAACTGCCCCGGTCTCATCACCCCGGGCCAGTCGAACGCCGGCATCATCCCGGGCGACATCACCAAGCCGGGTCGTATCGGCCTGGTGTCGAAGTCCGGCACGCTGACGTACCAGATGATGTACGAGCTGCGGGACATCGGCTTCTCGTCGGCCGTCGGCATCGGTGGCGACCCGATCATCGGTACGACGCACATCGACGCGCTCGCCGCGTTCGAGGCCGACCCCGACACCGACCTGATCGTCATGATCGGTGAGATCGGCGGCGACGCCGAGGAGCGTGCGGCCGCGTTCATCGCGGAGAACGTGAAGAAGCCGGTCGTCGGATACGTCGCGGGCTTCACCGCGCCCGAGGGCAAGACCATGGGCCACGCCGGTGCCATCGTCTCCGGCTCCTCCGGCACGGCCGCCGCGAAGAAGGAGGCCCTCGAGGCCGCCGGCGTCAAGGTCGGCAAGACGCCGACCGAGACGGCGAAGCTGGCGCGCGAGATCCTGGCCGGCTGA
- the sucC gene encoding ADP-forming succinate--CoA ligase subunit beta, whose product MDLFEYQARDLFAKHDVPVLAGEVIDTPEAARAATERLGGKSVVKAQVKVGGRGKAGGVKLAASADEAVEHATNILGMDIKGHTVHKVMIAETAPEIVEEYYVSFLLDRANRTFLSIASVEGGMEIEEVAETRPEAVAKTPIDANVGVTPEVARQIVQAANFPAEVADKVENVLVTLWKTFIEEDALLVEVNPLAKVASGDVLALDGKVSLDENAEFRQPGHEALQDKDAANPLEAAAKEKNLNYVKLDGEVGIIGNGAGLVMSTLDVVAYAGEAHGGVKPANFLDIGGGASAAVMANGLEIILGDPDVKSVFVNVFGGITACDEVANGIVQALQLLADKGEDVTKPLVVRLDGNNAELGRKILSDANHPLVQRVDTMDGAADKAAELAAAK is encoded by the coding sequence GTGGACCTGTTCGAGTACCAGGCGAGGGACCTCTTCGCCAAGCACGATGTACCGGTGCTGGCCGGTGAAGTCATCGACACGCCTGAGGCGGCCCGCGCAGCCACCGAGCGCCTCGGTGGCAAGTCCGTCGTCAAGGCCCAGGTGAAGGTCGGCGGCCGTGGCAAGGCCGGCGGCGTCAAGCTCGCCGCCTCCGCCGACGAGGCGGTCGAGCACGCGACCAACATCCTCGGCATGGACATCAAGGGCCACACGGTCCACAAGGTGATGATCGCCGAGACGGCTCCGGAGATCGTGGAGGAGTACTACGTCTCCTTCCTCCTCGACCGTGCCAACCGCACCTTCCTCTCCATCGCGTCCGTCGAGGGCGGCATGGAGATCGAGGAGGTGGCGGAGACCCGCCCCGAGGCCGTGGCCAAGACGCCGATCGACGCCAACGTGGGTGTGACCCCCGAGGTCGCCCGCCAGATCGTCCAGGCCGCGAACTTCCCGGCCGAGGTCGCCGACAAGGTCGAGAACGTCCTGGTCACCCTGTGGAAGACCTTCATCGAAGAGGACGCCCTCCTCGTCGAGGTCAACCCGCTGGCCAAGGTCGCCTCCGGTGACGTCCTCGCCCTGGACGGCAAGGTCTCCCTCGACGAGAACGCCGAGTTCCGTCAGCCGGGGCACGAGGCCCTCCAGGACAAGGACGCGGCCAACCCCCTCGAGGCCGCCGCCAAGGAGAAGAACCTCAACTACGTCAAGCTCGACGGCGAGGTCGGCATCATCGGCAACGGCGCGGGTCTCGTCATGAGCACCCTGGACGTCGTCGCGTACGCCGGTGAGGCGCACGGTGGCGTCAAGCCCGCCAACTTCCTCGACATCGGCGGCGGCGCGTCCGCGGCCGTGATGGCGAACGGCTTGGAGATCATCCTGGGCGACCCCGACGTCAAGTCGGTCTTCGTCAACGTCTTCGGCGGCATCACCGCGTGCGACGAGGTCGCCAACGGCATCGTGCAGGCGCTGCAGCTGCTCGCGGACAAGGGCGAGGACGTCACCAAGCCCCTCGTCGTCCGCCTCGACGGCAACAACGCCGAGCTGGGTCGCAAGATCCTCTCCGACGCCAACCACCCGCTGGTGCAGCGCGTGGACACCATGGACGGCGCGGCCGACAAGGCCGCCGAGCTCGCGGCTGCGAAGTAA